A single genomic interval of Eurosta solidaginis isolate ZX-2024a chromosome 3, ASM4086904v1, whole genome shotgun sequence harbors:
- the Glo1 gene encoding lactoylglutathione lyase, with protein sequence MSEVKGLTNEEAAELCKPAADFTKDFHFQQTMYRIKDPRKSLPFYTGVLGMTLLVKLDFPEAKFSLYFMGYENPEDVPKDPQERKSWAMSRKATVELTHNWGTENDESQSYHNGNSDPRGFGHIGIMVPDVYAACKRFEELGVDFVKKPDDGRMKGLAFIKDPDGYWIEIFNAHTV encoded by the exons ATGTCCGAAGTAAAGGGTTTGACTAACGAGGAGGCGGCAGAATTATGCAAGCCAGCTGCTGACTTTACAAAG GACTTCCACTTTCAACAAACTATGTATCGCATTAAAGATCCACGCAAATCGCTGCCTTTTTACACCGGTGTCCTTGGCATGACATTGCTCGTTAAACTAGATTTTCCAGAAGCCAAATTTTCGCTATATTTTATGGG TTATGAAAATCCTGAAGATGTGCCAAAAGATCCACAGGAGCGTAAAAGTTGGGCTATGAGCCGTAAGGCAACTGTTGAATTGACACA CAACTGGGGCACAGAAAATGACGAGAGCCAATCGTATCACAACGGCAATTCAGATCCTCGTGGTTTTGGACATATAGGTATAATGGTACCTGATGTTTATGCAGCTTGCAAACG ttttgaAGAACTTGGTGTTGATTTTGTAAAGAAACCCGATGACGGTCGCATGAAGGGCTTGGCTTTTATTAAGGATCCTGATGGTTATTGGATTGAGATTTTTAATGCACACACTGTGTGA